The Mesoterricola silvestris sequence CCCCTGGAGACCATCCAGGGCCGCATGCGCGACATCTCCGAAGGCGAAGGCGACCTCACCGCCCGCCTCGACGTGGTGGGCACCGACGAGATCGCCCAGCTCTCCGTGCACTTCAACCGCTTCGTGGAGAACATCCAGGGCATCGTCCACCAGGTGATCACCATCTCCACCAACATCGCCTCGGGCTCCCTGCAGATGACCGCGGGCATGACCGAGATGGCCTCCACCGCCGACGCCATCGCCCACACCGCCGAGAACCAGAAGTCCAGCGTGCGCCAGGCCAACGACAGCGTGGGCACCATCGCCAATTCCTCCAAGGTGATCTTCTCCACGGTCTCCGACGCCCTGAACGTGTTCGACCAGGCCCAGGAGGCCGCCGGCAAGGGCGGCACGGCCGTGGGCGCCGCCGTGAGCGGCATGCAGGTCATCAACCAGAACTCCAAGCAGATCGGGAACATCCTCAACGTCATCACCGAGATCGCCAACCAGACCAACCTCCTGAGCCTCAACGCCGCCATCGAGGCCGCCAAGGCCGGCGAGCACGGCAAGGGCTTCGCCGTGGTGGCCGAGGAGGTGCGCAAGCTGGCCGAACGCAGCGCCCAGGCCGCCAAGGAGATCACCGCCCTCATCCAGACCTCCAGCAAGAGCATCGACGACGGCACCTCCATGGTGAACACCGCCGGCTCCGCCCTGCGCAGCATCGAGGAGTCCATCAAGGCCAGCGCCGAGCGCATGAAGACCATCGGCAGCCAGAGCCAGACCCAGAGCCAGGACAGCTCCACCGTGGTGAACGCCATGGGCAGCCTGTCCAGCATCGCCGAGGGCAACGCCGCGGCCACGGAACAGATGGCCGCCACCATCCGGGAAACCACCCGCACCGTGAACGAACTGAGCAACCTGGCCGAGAACCTCAACAACCTGGTCTCCCGTTTCAAGGTCTGACCTTCACGAAACCTCCCCGGCTGCCGATACGTAAGGGGTTCGGCCATCACCGGGGAGGTTGCTCATGGGTTTCCGAATCAAGGCGTTCGCCGCGACGGCCCTGGCCGTCGCGTCCCTGTGGGCCGGGGATCTCGCCCCCGACCAGCAGGCCAAGTTCATCAAGATCCTGGCCAGCAGCGCCGGTTCCGCCGGCAAGGTGGCGTGCAGGGACGCCGCCCTGGCCGGGGAGCTTGCCAAAATGGGCGTGGCCAACGACGCCGGCGCCAAGGTCGCCTGGGCCGGCTCCGAGGCCGAGGTGAAGAGCCTCAAGGCCGCCGGCAGGCTGGTCATCTGCGGCCGGGTGGAATGGCTCGCCGCCGGCGGGAGCATCGCCATCGTGGATGAGGGCGGCAAGCCCCAGATCATCCTAAGCATGGGCAACATCGCCGCCTCCGGCGTGACGCTCTCGGATGCGGTGCTCAAGATCGGGAAGAAACTGAACTAGGAGCCCGGCTACGTAATCGTACGTGTCCCGGACGTTCGCCCTGTTTCGTCCTCGCCGGCCAAGCCGGCGATGACGGGGGGGTGCGGAAGGGACGTCGGGGCTGTGCTACGCCCAACCCACTTCGTTGAGCGGATGGGAGTCCGGAAGGAAATGGCTCTCCTGGAAGGCCCAGGCGAGGAGAGCGGCTCCCATGGGTTCGTGGGTTTGCTTCGCGATGGCCCTCTCGGTGCCGGTGGGCGCCGACGTTGAATGGTTTGTGTTGAAGGCCCGGTCCGAGACGAGGGCGCTTTCACTGATTAGCGTTGGCGCGGTCCAATGGCCTCCTCGCAGCACTCGAAGAGAGGCCCCGAGGTGGGTCGGGGC is a genomic window containing:
- a CDS encoding methyl-accepting chemotaxis protein, which gives rise to MEFWNSLSIRKKLSYSILALTLILAITAGIVSGWKLTTTQTEGIWSKGHSLSAVLAEATTSSYLSDDLGTTTGATERALEFVKDDADVSIAAVVAVDTATKAVAVKFQKRYRADAKVDTAALCEPLGKGGLKYEKGGFMITASPLGAEAQDPSKKVYQVLVLNDTSISRENLKSMGMMFILGLAMVALGFVASQVLGNAIVKPLETIQGRMRDISEGEGDLTARLDVVGTDEIAQLSVHFNRFVENIQGIVHQVITISTNIASGSLQMTAGMTEMASTADAIAHTAENQKSSVRQANDSVGTIANSSKVIFSTVSDALNVFDQAQEAAGKGGTAVGAAVSGMQVINQNSKQIGNILNVITEIANQTNLLSLNAAIEAAKAGEHGKGFAVVAEEVRKLAERSAQAAKEITALIQTSSKSIDDGTSMVNTAGSALRSIEESIKASAERMKTIGSQSQTQSQDSSTVVNAMGSLSSIAEGNAAATEQMAATIRETTRTVNELSNLAENLNNLVSRFKV
- a CDS encoding YfiR family protein gives rise to the protein MGFRIKAFAATALAVASLWAGDLAPDQQAKFIKILASSAGSAGKVACRDAALAGELAKMGVANDAGAKVAWAGSEAEVKSLKAAGRLVICGRVEWLAAGGSIAIVDEGGKPQIILSMGNIAASGVTLSDAVLKIGKKLN